One Gemmatimonadota bacterium genomic window, AGCGCCGCCTCCATGTCGCTGGCCGTGTCTCCAACGTAGACCGCTTCGGTCACCGCGAGCTCCAGTCGCTCCACCGCAAGCAGGATGCCCTGCGGGTCGGGCTTGGGCCGCTCCACGTCGTCGTCCAGCACCACGGCGTGGAATCCATCGAGCCCCGTGCGGGCCGAGGTGATCTCCCAGGAGCCGCGCGACTTGCCGCTCACGATGCCGCGTCTGAGGCCGCGCTCGTCCAGCCCGGAGAGGAGCTCCCGGACCCCGTCGAACACGCCGCCGAAGGCCGACTCGTGGAGAGCGTCGTATTCGCGCCAGAACGCCTGCCGCGCCGCCGCGCGCTGGTGCTCCGGGACCGCGGCGTTGAAGAACGCGCTCTCCGAGCGGGCGTTGATGCGCATCAGGTCCTCGCGCGTGAGCGGCTTCTCCAGCAGCGGGAGCACCGCGGCCTGGTACGCCTCCCCGTAGAGGCGCTGCGACTCGAACAGGGTCCCGTCCAGGTCGAAGATCACCGCGCCCACGCCGACCGCGCCCGCGCCAACCCCGACCGCGCCCCCGCTCACCGCCCCGCCTCCCACTCGCGCGCCGTGCCGACGTGCATGTGCCCCTTGGCGAGCTCCCTCAGCACCGCCGTGGCGTACGCGCCCGGGGGCAGGCTGAACGCCAGCCGCACGTAAGGCCCGGTCTCGTCCTCGCCGGCGTCGACGTCGAACGTCACGCCGGGGACGCGCAGAGGCCGGCGTCCCCCGGGCGTCCCCCACGGCCCGCGCCGGCCGAAGTCGCCGGCGGCCAGTCCGGCACCCTCCAGAACCGCGGCCTCGCGCGCGGCCTGCGCCCCGGCCGGCTCCTTCATGCGCGGCCCGAACAGCGGCCCCGTGGGCGAGATC contains:
- a CDS encoding HAD-IA family hydrolase — encoded protein: MSGGAVGVGAGAVGVGAVIFDLDGTLFESQRLYGEAYQAAVLPLLEKPLTREDLMRINARSESAFFNAAVPEHQRAAARQAFWREYDALHESAFGGVFDGVRELLSGLDERGLRRGIVSGKSRGSWEITSARTGLDGFHAVVLDDDVERPKPDPQGILLAVERLELAVTEAVYVGDTASDMEAALAAGVRPVLATWAPAEEGRRRRALDAADAAGAPVAAEPAEVVEILLGR